The DNA sequence AAAAGCCGTTCAAATGGTATGAACGGCTCATCAAAGGATGGTTTATTCTGCTTAGTTATTCCCATCAAATGCCGTCACAACCTGTAATAGGTCATGGAATTATCGGCGTAATTGACGGAGAACGTATTCATAGAGATGGAAAAATTCGATTTGAGTATCTAAACGCAATTCGAAATGATAGGTTTCGAAAATGGTAATATATCCATTTCCACAGACTGAATAATCGGCAGGATTCAGCCTTGGGCAGCCCACCATTTGATCGTCTGTTTGGCGTACCTCAACAGATTTTCATTCAGGAACTTGATATACTCAGGATCCTCGCCGCGCTCCATACTCATGACGATCAAGGCATAGGCAATCATCGGTTCAGGCAAATACCCGGTGCGACTCATCTGCCAGCCAGCTCCCAAGCCCGTCTGATACTGTCTGAATCGAAAGGCGGAATTTCCAATGAAGATGCCGAATCCGAAGAAGATAGCCGTCAAGTCCGTCAATAATTCGTGATCGTGTGGTAGCTCTGGATACTGAAATAGCACCTCGTGCGCGAGTTCATGTGCAAGTGTGGCAATAAGTCCGGAGGCATCTTGAAGCTGGGCGGATTCGAGGGAAATAACGGCTTGATTCCCCGATCTCCGAAAGGTTCCGGCTGCGCTGCTCCATCTGCCTTGGGCGTCAGCGGGCGTGGTGAGGAGGTCTCCTGCATCTGTGTGCACGGAGCTTTCTTGATGAAATTCTAGGACAATGGGGGCATCGGGTATTCCCATCCATCGTTGGATTTGCAGCAACATTCGATGAGCATCAGCCTCGGTTCCCCTGAACGTCTCTGGAAAAAATCGCTTGGTGGGCGTGATAGTTTCGAATTGATGAAATCGCTCTTCCCCAAAAGCCGCCAGCAGAATGTCAAAGGCAGACTCGATCCATTCCTGATCTTCGGGGGTAACGGGAAGTTTGGGACGTTTCCAAAACATGGTGTGTGCGTAAATTTGGGCTCCAAATAAAGGTTTCCACGCTGAGAGATGCAATGCCATCCTCCCTGCCGAAAGAAAATTCTGAGTACTTTTCGCGAAGAATTGGCACCTGCGCAAAAACCCTGCGCACTGCCGGCCGAACCTTGTTCCATAAACACGAAGATCATGTCAATCACAGGAAAAACGCTGATCGAGCTGGGATACCGCCCCGGAAAATGGTTCAAGGAAGCCCTTGCACACGCCAATTCCCACCAACTGGAAGGCCAAGCCTTGATGGATTATCTCGCCGAAGTTCAACCTACCATTTTTGATCCGCACGCCGCTCCCCTCCCCTATCACCGAAACATCGTGGCGAGCACCGAAGAAGAAATAGAAAATACTGCCTCAGTCTTCGCGACCATGAATCACCTCATGAAAACGCCAACCGTGGAAGCTGGTGCCGTCATGCCCGATGCCTGCCCAACGGGAAGTCCTGGCGGGATTCCGGTCGGAGGGGTGGTCGTCACCCGAGATGCCATCCACCCGTCCATGCATTCTGCGGATATCTGTTGTTCAGTCATGATGACTTCCTTTGGACATATCGATCCCAAGCTTGTGTTGGACGCTGCACATGCCGCCACACATTTTGGTGGTGGAGGAAGGGAAGAATGGTTTGATCTGCCCAAAGAACTGGAGGCTCAACTGAAGGACAATCATTTCTTGGGAAATGAAAAGCCACAGATGCTTGCCAAATCCCATCTGGGAACTCAGGGCGATGGCAATCACTTCCTGTATGTAGGACGATCCGAGCAGACTGGCGAAACGGTCATGGTTACCCATCACGGTTCGCGAGGATTGGGTGCTTATCTGTACAAGGAAGGGATGAAGATCGCTGAAGCATTTAGGCGAGAATACTCCCCGAGGACGTTGAAATCCAACGCATGGATTCCCTATTCGGAGGAGCTAGGGAAAAAGTATTGGGATGCCCTCCAGCTTGTGCGTGCATGGACCAAGGAAAACCATACGGTCCTCCATCGCGCTACCTCCCAATCCTTGAAGGTAGAACCCACGGAGCGATTCTGGAATGAGCATAATTTCGTCTTCAAGGATGGCGATCGATTCTATCATGCGAAAGGGGCGACTCCGCTAGATGACAAATTTGTCCCGGATGGTCACGAGGGTCTTCGATTGGTGCCACTCAACATGGCAGAACCTGTATTGATTGTCCGTGGGGAGACCACCGAAACCAACTTGGGTTTTGCGCCACACGGAGCGGGAAGGAATCTGTCGCGCTCCCAGCATATCAGAAATCAAGCTGGAAGGTCGACCAAGGCCATTTTGGCAGAAGAAACCAAAGGCTTGGATGTACGATTCTACTCGGGGCATCCCGACATCTCCGAGTTGCCCTCTGCATACAAATCTGCGGCGGCGGTGCAACAACAAATGAAGGAATTCGGCCTTGGGGAGGTCGTCGATAAAATTCTTCCTTATGGATGCATCATGGCGGGAGATTGGCAAATTGATGCACCTTGGCGAAAGAAGAAGCGGAAATAGACACAGAGGCACTCCCACTAGGTGCCTCTGCTTGTTTCATCTCTAAAATGGCATCACCTCTCCATCCTCAGGAATCAGCACTCGATCAGTCAGGCGTTCGTTGCTGACTCGCTCCCGAAGTTCTGCCCGAGTCGTGGGACAGTGATTGATGGCCTCCAGATGATTGGCGATGACCTTGCCCGGCGCATCTTGCATAAACCGGATCACATCATCCACTCGCATCAGCAACGGCTGGCCAATATCGAACTGGGCGGAACCCGCTGCAACCACGCTGATATCAGGCTTGAGTTCCGTCAATGCCCGTTTGACATCATCTGTGTAAATCGTGTCGGCACTCAGATAGACAGAAGGCTCATTGGGCAATTCGATATGGAAGCCCATCACATGTCCCATCGGACCCGCGATGAAGCCATAGCCATGTCGGGCCGGAATGCCCACAATTGATCCTCCCAGAAACTCCTGCTTGGCCCAGTAGGCTAGTCCTTGGACGACCTTGATGCCTTTTTTCTCATAGAATGCCCGATCCTTCGCACTACAGGTAACGGGAATCTGGCGCTCCTTGAGAAACGCTACAGCGGCATCATCGATATGGTCGGGGTGCTTGTGGGTAATCAAACAATGGGTAACACGCTCCAAGATGGCCCGGGAAGATTCAGGATAATCGACCAGAGGATTCTTGCGGGGCTTGGCTCTGAAGAATGAAAAAGGCGGCATAGTCCCTTTGGGGCCCAACATGGGATCGACCAGAACTACCTGATCCGCTGTTTCGATAAAAAGGGTCGCATTTCGCGCGTGATGGATTCGCATGGGATGACGATTTTGGACAAAGGTCGCTCGCCCGCTATTCCCCGCACATTGATTTGGATCAAGAAATCCGTTTCCGCAGCCTACTCAGAGTTTCGGGCGTGATATTAAGATACGAAGCAATGTGATACTGAGGAATTTCCCGAAGCCAATTGGGTCGTTTTTCAAGCAAGATCTGGTAGAGCTCTTCTGGTTTTTTGGTCATCCGCTCATAAGCCCGATCCTCCTGTTTGGCCAGCAATTCCGCAAATGTCTGATGGATAAAGGCCTTCCCGCATTGGTACCGCTCCAAAAGCTCGAAAAACTGGGTCCTGCCAATCGACAATTGCTCCACCTCTGTCAAGCTCTCTTGGAACTTGTGGGTATCCCGCTGATGCATGAAAGCCGAAAAGTCCGAGATAAACTGAGGTTCCAAATAGAAGGTCAAATTGCTCTCTCTGTCTCCCGTAGAATAAAACTCCCGCACGATCCCCCGATTGAGAAACCGCAGATATTGATCCGGCTCATCCCCCGTCAGCAGCAACGTTCCTTTGGGAAGCCGCTGGATGGAGAATGCCCCAAATAGCTCCGCAAGACCTGCTTGATTGAGCGGGTACTCCGTTTCAAAAAATCGAGAAATTGCATCGAAGGTAGACATGCCACAAAGGTAGCGAAGCTTTTCTATTGCCCCTACCGAACCAGCGTTTTGTCCCGAGCTGTAGGGATGCTCAAAATCCTTGCGCAGGACTGTCGATCCACTATTTGGAAGAGAGGATAAGTGTTTGGGTGAATAGCAGATATTTCATGTAAGTAATCATTTTGAGTATTTTATATAAATACCCAATGCCATATATTTAGATCATTCAAAGATCTGGTTTCAATATTCCTTTATTCTATTATTAATCATTCTTTGGGATAGTCACTATAAAACAATCAACACATTCCCCTATTTCCCCTCGATCCTCAGCCCAATAAAGAAAGCGGCTAAAAATATTTCGTAGCAACAAATCTATGGGGCGATGTCGAAGGAAATATGGAGACATGCGTGAGGTATGTTCCATGCAAATCTCGCAAGACGCTATCCCGAAATTACCGATTGCGCCCATTTAGCTATGAAGCAGGAAAAAGAGCATGGCACGAGACTCCGACTATTGTTGGTCATGCGAGCATTGATTGAGCAGCCGGGTAGGTACACCAAAACCGAGCTTGCCAAGAAATTCAATATTCACAAGGATACGGTCACCAACTACTTCAATGATTTTCGAAATGCGGGATTTGAGTTGGCCTCGGATTCCAAGCACCGCTATCATTTCGTGGCGGATACCACTTATAAAGCCCTTCAGGATCTCCTCCATTTTTCTGAGGATGACCAGGACTTTTTGATAGACTTATTGCAAAAGCAAGAGCCCCATAGCCAGCGGAGCGAACGTATCCAGCGGAAAATAGCTGCGACCTACGATTTTACGCAACTCGGGTATGAGAATCTCCGGAATCCTCATCTAAGCAAATTGAATCTGCTGAGACAGGCTGAAGCTGATCATTGTCGGGTGTGGCTCAAAGGCTATCGCTCTTCCAACAGCAGCGAGATTCGGGACCGTCTGGTGGAGCCGTTTCATGTGAGTCCAGAGGAGGACATCCTCCATGCATTCGATGTAGAGCGAGGAGCCATCAGGCATTATCTCGTGGCGCGGATCAGCCATATTCTGCCTACCGACGAACCTTGGCAACATGCAGGCAAGCACAATATCATGCCGACCGATCCATTTCGGATCGTGCACCCCAATCCTGTGCAAGTCCATTTGCGGCTTTCGGTAGGAGCCTACAATGAATTGCTAGTTCGGTTTCCCCTCACCCGCCAGTATATCCGTCCAGCAGCTGAGCCCAACATGTTTGATTTCGAGTGCAAGGTCAATCCCAAGTTTTTCGGGTTGACCAATTTCATTTTGGGGAACTACCACTTGAATGTCGAAGTGGTAAGTCCCGAGTCCCTCAAAGATCACCTCCGCGAAAAGATCTCCACCATGAATTTTTAATTATTCCCAAGGGGTACTGAAGTGGCTTCGGGGGGTGAGGCTATAAGTTTGGAATGTAAACAATGATGTAATGAGAATACACATCAAGACGACTCCAGCCAAGGAGATTGTCCCTTTTAATTACCAGAAGTATCTGGTCGGGACATTGCACAAATGGTTGGGAGATCAAAATCAATGGCACGATGAATTATCCCTGTATTCCCTTTCATGGTTGAGTCATGGGATTCCTGTCAAAAACAAAGGATTAGACTTTCCTACAGGAGCATACTTTTTCATTAGCTCTCCCAGTCAGGAATTTTTGATGTGCCTGATTCAGGGCATTCAAGAAGACCCTGAAATTGCTTTCGGCTTAAGGGTGTCTGAATTGAAAATTCAGGCTCCTCCTCAGTTTGAAACTGTGGAGAGGTTTATCGCTCAAAGTCCAATTCTTATAAAAAAGCGAAGGGAAGAAGGGGGCAATAAATACTTCTTCCCAGAAGACAAACAAGCAGATCAGCTACTAACTGAGACTCTTAGATGGAAATTGAAAAAAGGAGGATTTAAGCATCCTCGTGCAATAGTTCGATTCGATCCAAACTATCGACGATATAGGACAAAGGTAGCTGTATATGATGGAATTAAGAATAAAGGCACTCTTTGCCCAGTCATTGTCGAAGGAAGTCCCGAGGAGATCAAATTCGCATGGAGTGTAGGAATCGGCAGCTCCACAGGAATTGGTTTTGGCGCCCTAAAGTAGATATCCATGAAATATTTTATCGTCACTTACAAAGGCCCATTCGGCTTTATCAAACCTTGGACTGCTGTCCGGGACAGCGAGACATTCAGCCAGCAGTTTTTGACTCCAAGCATCGTCGAAGGGATTGAAAAGAAACTGTTCCCAGTTCAGCTGAACCACCGAGGAATTGAGAAAATCCTAAGGCATCGACTCAGCTATGAGCAAATGTCTGCGCAACAGGAACAAATCCAACCGCGTGGCTGGAATAGCGGAAATATTGGCAAGCGGAAAGGCTTCGTGCGACCTCGAGCGGTGTTGATTAGGAGCGTCCTTCAGAACCCCACGCTTCACCTTGCTTTCGGAAATGAGCAAGACGCGCTACAGGCATTTGGTCAACACATCTGCCTTTGCCGAAATGAGGACATTTTACTTCCTCATTCCATAGTTCAGGTAAGTTCGGAGGAGTTCGATTCAGATGAGGATCGCTTTTCTGGGTTTGAACTAGCCTTCGGAGATGGACCAGAATCCTTTCTGGTGGGCTATAATCGGTATCATGAAGGGGAGAAGATGTATGGACATTTGAAGGTGATCGGTAATCCAGTAAGCACAGTCTGATGGCAGATCCACATCCCGAAATCAAGGCGAAAGGGAAGCCCCAGTGGACCACCTTATATGATCATACCCTCCATGTTCTCCTTGCCACCGAAAAATTCGCAGAACATGTAGGATTGGATATCCGAATCGCTCAAACTGGGGCCATACTTCATGATATCGGAAAAGCGCATCCTGTTTTCCAGGATCGACTCCAAGGGCAAAAGTCCACTAGCACTTTCCGCCATGAAATTGCTTCCCTGTTTTTCTTGCCTTTGGTAAAAGAGGAATGGCGAGTTCCTGTTTTGGAAATGGTCATAGCCCACCATAAATCCATCAAAAACGACAAGAGAGAAAAGGGCATTCTAGACCTCCTTGACGGCGAACCAGATACCTTGAATTATCATCTGGGGAATTGGGAGTCTTGGAATCCAATCGGATTAGACTTGCTTGAGGCTTTCGGCTGGGAGATCAGACCCATTTCAAAGGAGCAGGCAGAAGAATCCTTCTGGCAAAGTGCAAAATTTGCCAAGCAATCATATCGACAGAGAGGCTATTCCAAATGGCGGGGATTGTTGATGGGAGCGGACCATATGGCCTCTGCAATGGTGGATAAAACGGAAGAAAAGCTGAGGAACATGTTTCTGCTTCCGGACCTCGGCTTTTTTGATCGGCAGAGCCCTGATTATCCCCTATCTCTGGTTTCTGCCGAAAATGCGAAGCCTCATACAATGGTCGTGGCTCCCACAGGCGCAGGAAAAACCGACTACCTTTTTCGGCGTTGCCAAGGCCGAGTATTCTACACTCTACCTTTTCAGGCCTCTATCAATGCCATGTTCCAAAGGCTACAAAAAGACCTTCGGACGGATAATCGGGCTCTCAACTTGAAACTCCTCCATGCAGCTTCCTCTCTGATCAAAGCTGAAAATGGGGATAGGGAAGATACGGTCCTGCAAAAACACGTGGGTTCTTCGATCAAGGTTTTGACTCCTTTTCAGATGGCCGGGATCATCTTTGCTAGCAAGGGGTATGAGGCGATGATCATGGATCTGGCAGGATGTGATATCATTTTGGATGAGGTCCATACCTATTCTGGAATTTCCCAGGCAATGGTCCGAAGGATAGTAGCTGTCTTGAAGGAAATTGGATGCCGCATTCATATAGGTACAGCTACCATGCCCAGTCTGCTTTATCAGGATTTGAAACGGATTTTGGGGGAGGAATTAACCTTGGAAACAAGCTTGGACAGGGAAGATCTGGCTCGATACGATCGGCACACTATCCATAAGGTCCAAGACTGGGATCAAGCCAATCAAGCCATCCAGAAAGCCATACAATCGGATCAAAAGCTCTTGATTGTCTGCAACACCATTGCTCAGTCTCAGATGGTATACCAAACACTAATTGATTTGGTGGCAAATCTTGGACTTTCTGAGCAGGTAGAACGCATGCTTCTACATAGCAAGTTCAAACGAAAGGATCGAAGAAAGCGTGAGGCTGAGCTTTTGGGCATGACGGATCAGGGAGAAATAACCTATCGGTTCAATACAGCCCGAGGAGGATGCATCGTGGTTTCCACTCAAGTCGTGGAAGTGAGCCTAGACATTAGCTTCGATGTCATGATCACTGAATGTGCCCCACTCGATTCGATGATTCAGCGATTTGGTAGGATCAACCGAAAACGGACCAAGGAAACGATTGGGACAAGGAAACCGATCTATGTAATCGCTCCCCCTGATGATAGCAAACAAGCTAGACCCTATGACCTAGAGGTGCTGGAACGAAGCTTCGAGGTGCTTCCCGAAAATGGTCCGCTTCATGAGGTGGAATTACAGGGTAAAATCGATCAGGTTTTCAACGAATTCGAGCCATTGTCCATTGAAGAGCATGTCCACTTTCAGGAAGATGGAACATGGACGATTCCAAAGCTATGCAATGGCAATGCATGGCTGGTGGAACTATTGGATATCGATAGTGTCGCAGCCATCGTCGAATCAGATGCCAAGGCCTACCTAAAGGTGCCCTATGAAGAGCGAATGGGGTTAGAAATATCTGTAGGATACTTTTCCGTCAGACACCTCCCGCAATTGGAAGAGGGAAATGCCCCATACCTCATCCCCGATGATTGTTATGATGACGAATTGGGCCTCCGAATGGACAAGCTCAAGTCTACCCGTGATGGTTCACTTACCGAAATTCTGTAACCATGTATACAGCAACTGTTGGAAGAACATTTCTGGACGAGTATAATCGGCGGAATCAAACCAATCTCTCAGCAAAGGAGTTTTTCGATGAGGTATTGTTTTCAGTGATTTTTGATCACCCGAAATATTTGATGTGGGTCCAAAACTCCCCCTTTGTGCAAGGGTTGGGGAAGAAAAAACCATTTTTCAATGCCGATGAACGTGTAGAAAGGTTAGAAAAGCTACATGAAAAAATTACAGGAGGAGCTACCGATGCTAGCATAGCATTGGGTTTTCCGGCCTCGGACGACGAGAAGTTTGCAACGACCTCGGGATTAGTCTCCTTCGAGGATCTTCCAGTAGAAGCGGAGGATGTTTACTGTTCTTGGATTGGTGCTGCCTTAAGTGTTGGAGTTGCGGGTGGATACACAATCCTATTTAATGACCCCAATGTTTCTTACCAAGTATTTGAAGGTTGGCAGAAATACAGAGAGCTTCTTCAAGATTCAGTACTACAGAATAAAATACCTTCCAATAAACTAAGCACCTGGAATGGCCAATGGCTTTGGTTTCGAAACAATGAAGATGAGTACTTCCCTGAATTTAGATTTGCAGATCTGGTTAGGCTTGAGAGTATTTTTTCCATTGAACCCAAGGAAATTGCCATAAACACCGTCCCATGGTCTCGGCTTTTCTTTGCCCTTTCCTCCTCATATTCTGGAAAATCGATGATGGCTTACGTCTCTAGCTTGGGCCAAACCAACAAAACGGTTGGTTTCATTCCGATGAAGCTACAAACTGGAGATTTTATTCATCAAGTCTATCAGAAGTTATTCGGAATGGATAACTATCAGATAAACAAGAAAGAATTCGAAAGCTTGTTCGGCAAGCATATCAAAAGAGCCTGTGAATTGGGCAGTATTGGCCTTCAGGCCCTGGAACCCAAAAACCTCCGAAAATACTTCGGTAATGATTCGAACCTCAAGCTGGCCAAGCCCAAAGTTTCTCGGAAGAAAACTGATTCTGACGAGGAATATCAAGAAAAGGTCGAAAAAGCCCATGCAAAGGACCACCAGAATATCATCACATTTCACGTCTATAAAACTTGGTTGATTGCCATGATTGCAAAAAACAAAACCGAAATCTCGGACTACACCCGGGAGATCGCCAAAGCCTTGATGGAGTTCAGAGAGAATTCTCGAGGTACAAAAGGAAAAAATCTCCTCGATAAACTATTCGCCAATAAGCGAAAAGAAAACTTCTTGGAATATCTGACGGAACTCATCAACAGCGAAGGTTCGAGCAAGGAGATCGCTGATCAAATGAATTTACTTCGAGATCGAGTCCACTTCATGAATCGGGAGGACTTTACCTACTTCGTGGCTTTGCTGAAATTCGACTATGCTTATCAAGAGCGAATTTCCTGAATATTTCTCTTTTCGATTAATCCATCATTAACAAAATAAACATGAATACGATTTACATCCGTACGCTCAAGCGCGCAGACCACACAGTTTTTGGCGTAGAAAAAGGTCAAAAAACATACTACGATCCACAATTCGGTCGAATGATTCCCTATTCAAGCGGACAGCAAATTAAGCGCTCCATTTTGGAATCATTGAACCTTGCCTTGGAAACAGCAGGGTCTCCAACCACCTTTTTCTTTGATGTAACGAAAAAAGAGGAAATCAAAGAGGGAGAAGTTTTTGGTACCTGTAATCCTGCCGATCCTGACCAACTTTTGGGTGGATGGATGAGAGCAGCGAGTGGGGGAAAGGAGAAGACATTGAAGCGAAGAAGTCCGCTTTCCATTTCTTCAATGAGAGGCCTTCATCCCTTGTTGGCTGGCACCAATAAGGAAAATATGACATTTGACAGAAGCAACAGACCTAATAATGTGGTTGTTGTCCGCGACCAAAAGGGGAATGAACTCTCTACAGAAGAGATCAAAGATTTACTTTCAGGTAAAGATCGAAGTCTTGAAAGAAAATGGATTGCAGATCAAACCCGTGCTACTGGTCTATTTGTCCAAGATATTGCTATCGACATGCGTCGCCTATTTTCGGTAGCCTTGAACCCATTTGAGCCCGAAATTTCTGCCGAAGTCGAGGCCTCCCTGAGAGAAGCAGGCTGGATTGAATCTGAGAGTGTTTTTGGTCCCTGCCTAGTTGCGCCCAAATCTGTACGAGATACGCTCATTCCCGCATTGGTAGATTCCATCTTTCATTGGCGAATTACCTCCAATCAGTCTCGAACACTTAGCCTGATGGAAACACTCGCAGTTGGGATTAGCGACAATGCCAATAAAATCGCGGGCAGCATTCGAGCCAAGTTGACTGAAGCAGAAAAGGCGATGCCTATTGTTGAGGAGGAACTTGAGGGAGTTGACATGTTCGTCACTTTGCCCGCAGCTGGTTATCTCATTACAAAAAATGAAAGTGCTGACGCCCTCGAAAACGCACGGGAGCATTTGATCGGATTGCTGAATAAATATGACTATGAGGGACAACCTGTAATGGCATAACCCCCATGCTCACTGCCACCCTCTACACATATTCCTTCCAATGCGCGCGCAAGATGTGGCTCCATCATCACAAGATGGTGATGGAGCACACCTCCGATCTGGTGTCGGAAGGGCGGGTGCTTCATGAAACATCCTATCGGCAGCGTGCCAATCGATATCGTGAGATCGCTTTGGAGGGGATGAAGATTGATCATTTTGATGCTAGACAGGGGATTATCCGGGAAGTTAAGAAATCAGACAAGCGGGAGCGGGCCCATGTCGCGCAAGTCAAATTCTATCTCTGGAGATTGGAACAAGTCGGCATTTCCACTCAATACGGTTTGCTTGAATATCCTGCTCAGCGGAAAACCTTGAAGGTATTTCTGGCAGATTCCGACCGGATGGAAATTCCACAGCAATGCGCCCAGATTCAAGGAGTTTTGGATGGTACATGTCCTGAGCGTCTTGCCAAAAATCGGTGTCGGCATTGTAGTTACCTCGATTTTTGCTGGTCGGGGGAATCTCTAAAACCCAACACCTAACTCCTCACGAGAATGAAGAAGTCATACTATTTATTCAATCCGGGGAAGCTAAGCAGGAAAGACTCCACCTTGAAATTCACGCCTGTGGATGCGGATGGTGTGGTGGGCAATTCGCGGTATTTGCCCATCGAGGGGATCAAGAACCTGTATGTGTTCGGAAGTCTGGACGCCAATAGCGCATTGTATAATTTCCTGGGGCGCCATCATGTGCCGGTACATTTTTTCGACTACCACGAGCATTACTCTGGGTCGTTCATGCCCAAAGAGTTTTTGCTTGCCGGGAAAATGCAGGTGGCTCAAACCGAATACTACTTGTCTGACACTCGGCGATTGACCTTGGCGAGACTGATCTTGCTGGGAGCGGCGCACAATATGCGCAAAAATCTCTGCTACTATCAGAATCGAGGGAAGGATCTAGGGGACTTAATCGAATCTTTCGATCGGTATCAGGCGGAAATAGTGGCTATGTTGGCCCCTGATCGCTCGGGAAGCTTGGTCGCGGCATTGATGGGGCTAGAGGGAAATTTGCGGCAGACCTACTATCAGGCATTTGACCGGATCATGCCCAATAGCGGGTTCGAATTTACCACCAGAAGTCGGAGACCTCCCCAGAATGAACTCAATGCCCTGATTTCTTTTGGGAATATGATGGCATACACGGCCAGTCTGGATCAGATTTATCACACGCAGCTCAATCCGACCATTAGCTTTTTGCACGAGCCGGGGGCGAGGAGATATTCCCTTGCGTTGGATTTGGCGGAAATATTCAAGCCCTTGTTGGTGGATCGATTGATATTCAAATTGGTCAACAAGCGCCAGATTCAAGCGCAGGATTTCGACCGTTCATTGAGGGGATTCCTACTCAAAGAAAAAGCTCGCAAAGTGTTTGTTCAGGAGTGGGATCAACGGTTACGAGAAACGATCAAACACCGTGTACTCAATAAACAGGTGAGTTACGGGTATTTGATCCGACTGGAATGCTACAAGCTAGCGAAGCATTGTCTGGAAATAGAACGCTATCAACCCTTCAAGGCATGGTGGTAAGAAGGATGTTAACGACTAGTGCTTATGTATGTGATTTTGGTTTATGATGTAAGCGAAAAGCGAGTGGCCAAGATGCTAAAACTCTGTCGGCGGTATTTGAATTGGATTCAGAATTCGGTGCTGGAAGGAGAGTTGACACAAAGC is a window from the Pontibacter sp. G13 genome containing:
- the cas1b gene encoding type I-B CRISPR-associated endonuclease Cas1b — encoded protein: MKKSYYLFNPGKLSRKDSTLKFTPVDADGVVGNSRYLPIEGIKNLYVFGSLDANSALYNFLGRHHVPVHFFDYHEHYSGSFMPKEFLLAGKMQVAQTEYYLSDTRRLTLARLILLGAAHNMRKNLCYYQNRGKDLGDLIESFDRYQAEIVAMLAPDRSGSLVAALMGLEGNLRQTYYQAFDRIMPNSGFEFTTRSRRPPQNELNALISFGNMMAYTASLDQIYHTQLNPTISFLHEPGARRYSLALDLAEIFKPLLVDRLIFKLVNKRQIQAQDFDRSLRGFLLKEKARKVFVQEWDQRLRETIKHRVLNKQVSYGYLIRLECYKLAKHCLEIERYQPFKAWW
- a CDS encoding CRISPR-associated protein Cas4: MLTATLYTYSFQCARKMWLHHHKMVMEHTSDLVSEGRVLHETSYRQRANRYREIALEGMKIDHFDARQGIIREVKKSDKRERAHVAQVKFYLWRLEQVGISTQYGLLEYPAQRKTLKVFLADSDRMEIPQQCAQIQGVLDGTCPERLAKNRCRHCSYLDFCWSGESLKPNT